The window TTTAATTAATAATTATTATTAATGAAAAATTATTATAAAATATAAATTTAAATCTGGAGGGTATTTAAATGAAATTTAAAACAATCTTATGCTGTATGTTAATTAATTCTTTTGCTCTTTCCAAAGTTATAATATGGGATTTTGGAGGTATAACATTTAATCCAAACAAATGGGGCGTTGCTATGAATATAGGCATACATCACTTTATATTTTATGCCATGGTTGATTTTCAAAATCCCAATATACAAAAAATGTTATTTGAGTTTTTAGAAGAAATTAAAAGAGAATCTGGTAAAGATAAATATTTATCTGCAGGTACTGCCGAAGGTATGCCATTGCCTCCTATTATGTGCGATTGGCAATCGGGAAAAATTAGTGGGCCAGAAATAATTAAAAAAGCAAAAGAAAACATAAAAGAATTAGAAAGATTAGGTTACTTTAGAAGCAACCGTGAAAAAATATTAGTAGAAAAAACCATAAGCGCTATGTTTGATCCTAAAACACTTGCTAACAATGTATATCCTGTAAAACAGGGCATAGATTTGCTTAAAGAATGCGCTTTTGCTAAAAATCCTGATGGTTCTAGAAAAAATTTAAATATAGCCTTCTCAAATTGGGATCCCTTATCATTTGATATATTCTATAAATTAAATAAAGATTCATTTAAGTATTTTGATGAAATTGTCGTCTCCGGTCATATAGGTCTAATAAAGCCAGATAAAGACTCTTACGAATATGTATTAAGAAAATACAATTTAAACCCTAAAGATTGTATACTTATAGATGATCAAGAAGTTAATGCCCAAGGCGCTAAAAAATGTGGAATACAGACCATTTTACTAAAAAAATGGAATTATAAAGATCTTAGATTAAAACTAAAAATGCAAGGCGCCTTATAAATCAGCTATATAACTAGTTTTAAGTTTATTATTTTAATCAAATATAACACCATTTGTTATTTTATCGATATTATTTTAAACTTAATAAGCAGAATACCATAATACCTATTTGGAGGTTCATTTATGAAAAATAAAAATACATTAAAATTAATAGCACTTATAACAAGTTTACAGTATACATTAGTTACTAAAGCGGAACTTATGTTGCTTAATACCGATAAAATTAAAGCAACTCAACAAGAATTAGTAAGAAGTCAATATGCAAGGGATAAATTTATAATAGGCGCTACATGCGCAATGACAGTGGGAATTGGGGGAGTTATTTATAAATTGTTCTTCAGTAGCTCAAGACCTGAGATAAATCCAGACTTTCAAACATTTATGGGTAACTACGATAATTTAGCAGAAGATCAAAAACAAGAAATAAGAAATATATTTCAAAGACCTGAACGCAAAAAAACCTTTTTGCAATCTTGTCTTTCTTATACAAAAACTGGAGTTCCTATTTTAGCTCTTGAAGTTGGAAGATCGATCTTATGGTCCAAGTTAACAGAGTTACTAAATTATTCTTTACCTAATGCCGCTAAATTTTCAGATAAAATATTCTCAAATCGTACATTAACTTGGTTTATAGATCATAAAACAAGCTTATTATATAACATGATATCTTTTACCAAAGCTATAGATTCTGTAGGTCAAAGTGAATTTTATAAAGAAGATCTTGAAATAAATTATAATATGCTAGTATCTCAAATGGAAAAAATTATCGGGTTTATGATATACAATACTAGTCTATTAAATAAAGATCAAATAGCAGCTTCACAAAAATCACAACTAATTCAAAGAAAAACGGTAAGCTCTTTAACCGAAATCTATAAATTAATAAAAAAAATAAGCAATGAAGAAGATGTTATCGATAAAAATAACATACCAGAAGAGCAACAAGAATTCTTCCAAAATAATACTGACATAATAAAGCAAATGACCCTTAGAAGTACTCTTATTAATTTAATAAGTGCTATTCAAGATTTTCAGGAAATAGACAAAGTTCTTGAACTAGATGATAGTGTCGAAAGACCAGTTTTTGATATGATTAATCAAATGTTAAATTTTAACAATTTAAATTCAACAAAAAGCAATGGTTTTGATCTATATAATGATCAAGAAGAATTAAGCATATAATATAGTATTATAAAAGTAAAAAGAGCATTAACTAATGCTCTTTTTACTTTTATAATAAGTGTTTCAAATACAAACCCGTATAACTATCAGATACCTTAGAGATATCCCTAGGAGTACCTTTGGCAACTATATCACCGCCTAAATCTCCGCCCTCTTTACCTAAATCTATAATATAATCTACAGATTTTAATACATCTAAATTATGCTCAATAACAATAACTGTATTACCTTTATCAACAAGGGCTTGTAAAACTTTTAATAATTTTTCGATATCACTTGAATGTAACCCGGTTGTAGGTTCATCAAGAATATAAACGGTTTTTGATCCTCTTTTTGATAATTCATTTGCTAATTTAATACGTTGAGCTTCTCCTCCTGATAAAGTAGTAGAAGACTGTCCTAATTTAATATAATCAAGACCCACATCACATAGCAACTTTAATCGTTTAGCAATCGATGCATGGGCTTGAAAAAATTCTAGTGCTTCACGAGCCGTCATATCAAGAACTTGCGATATATTTTTTTGCTTAAACTTTATATCAAGAGTCTCTTTACTATAGCGACTACCATGGCATTGATCACACTCTATAATAACATCGGATAAAAAGTGCATAGATATGACTAATATACCTTCACCTAAACACTTTGAACATCTACCCTTATCAACGTTAAAACTGAATTGACCAACTTTATACCCTCTTATGTTACTTTCAGGTAAACCCGCATAAAGCTTTCTTATCTCATCAAATATACCTAAATAGGTTGCTGGGTTTGAACGAGAAGATCTACCTATAGGCGCTTGCGTTATAACTATTAAATTATCAACTTCTTTTATAATATTTGGCCAATTTTTAATCTTTTTAGAGCCAATTAATCGATCTTTCAAAATTTTGTTCAATTCCGGCACTAGCTCTTGCATAATCAATGTACTTTTTCCAGATCCTGAAACACCGGAAATACCACAAAAAACGTTTAAGGGGAAATCTACATTTATATTTTTTAAGTTATTCGTTTCAGCATTTTCAAAATTAATAAAACATTTAGTTTGTCTTAAATTTTGAGGAACTTCTATATTTTTTCTACCACTTAAATAAGCTCCCGTTAAAGATTTGGCATTATTTAAAATTTCTTTTACGGTACCTTGAGCAACAATATTACCACCTAAAGTTCCTGCTTCAGGTCCCATATCTATAATATAATCAGAATTTAACATAGTATCACTATCATGCTCTACTACTACTAAAGTATTTCCCAAATCCCGTAATTTATGTAATGTTTTTATAAGACGATCATTATCTCTTTGATGAAGACCTATACTAGGTTCATCAAGAATATACAAAACTCCACTCAAGTAAGAACCTATTTGAGTTGCTAATCTTATCCTTTGTCCCTCTCCGCCTGATAAAGTGTTTGCGGTTCTATTTAATGAAAGATACTGAAGACCTACATCTGATAAAAAAGATATTCTCGATTTAATCTCTTTAATCAATGATTTAGCAACATCTAATTCTGATTTTGGTAAATTTAGTTTATTAAAAAAGTCAAATAAATTAATTATCGATAACTTAGAAAGATCATATATATTCTTTCCTGCAACAAATACCGATAGAGCTAATTTATTCAATCTTTTACCATTACATTCTTTGCATATATTTTCTAAATGCTCTTCATGCTCAAAATCGTTATAGTAATATTGACCTAGTCCATTACAGCTCTTACAAGCACCAATAGGTGAATTAAAAGAAAATAACCTAGGCTCTAATTCAGGAAATGAAGAATTACAACTTAAACAAATTCTGTCTGCTGAATAGAGATATTCTGTTTCTTGAAAAATAATTTTTGCAAGATTATTAGAAAGTTCAAAAGCCTTATCAATAGATTCTCTTATTCTAGATAATTCTTCTGATTTTACTTCTAAAATATCTATCAATAAATCTATATTATGCCGCTCAGTCTTCTTTAATTTCAATTTTTTAATCTCTTCAAGAGACTTAAAGCTATATTTTTTGTCATCTATAATAAATCTATAGTAACCTAAATTAAATAACTTTTCTAATTCATTAAAAAAAGTACCCTTTTTATATCTAGCAACAGGAGCTGCTATAGTTATCTTTTTATCTCTAAATAATTCAATAATACTCTTTGATATATTTTCAGCACTTTGAGATTTTATTTCCATAGAACAATCAGGACAATAAATACGTCCTATACGAGCAAATAAAACTCTCATATAATCATAAATTTCCGTTATAGTTCCTACAGTTGAACGTGGATTATGTCCAACGGTTTTTTGATCTATAGCAATTGAAGGGCATAAACCTTCTATACTATCTACCTCTGCTTTTTTAGGCAATCCTAAGAATTGTCTTGCATAAGATGATAAAGACTCTATATATCTACGCTTACCTTCATTATAAAGGACATCAAGCGCAAGAGAACTTTTCCCAGAACCTGAAGGTCCAGTAATAACAGTTAATGAATCCTTAGGAATATTAACCGTTATATCTTTTAAATTGTGCTCTTTTGCTCCAATAACTTTTATATATTTCTTTTTACTTACACTCATAACACCCTTAACCCTTATTAATAATTAAATTTAATATATGATTATAACTTATTAATATTATAACATAAATTACAATTTTTTAATAATTTTTATTTTTAAAAAAATATATCGAAAACTTTGATTTTTTATCAAAAATACTATAGTATAATACACATAAGCTTGGTGGATGTAGCTCAGTTGGTAGAGCATCAGATTGTGGCTCTGAGGGTCGTGGGTTCGAATCCCACCATTCACCCCAAAAAAAATAAATTTTGCTTGCAATTTAGAAAAAAAAGATATACATTATCTTATATCAAATAAATATCGGGGTGTGGCGCAATTGGTAGCGCACTCGCTTTGGGAGCGAGGGGTTGTCAGTTCGAGTCTGGCCACCCCGACCATTTTTAATCACTAGTCAGTAATTTAATAAGCATATTTTATTTTGTTTAATCTTTTTTCTGGATAAAATTGATAAGCATAGCTTTTCAGGAAATTAAGATCCGATATTGAGACAAATTTAAAAACTTTATCTTCCAAAAAATCAATACCATATTTATTTTTTATCTGTGCAAATTCGCAATCAGGATATAAACTTAATTCCATAGATCTTGAATAAGAACATTTATTCACTATATATAATATATATGGTATAAATATCGAAACAGGCAAAGGACATAAGTATAAATTTCTATTATAGCTATTAGGTGGCCAACCAAAAAACCAAAGTTCTATATGAGATGGAGATTGATCTAAAAAGGCAGATCTCCACATCCGATTATTATTTTGATTTTTAGCAAAAACGTTAATCTGTACTTGTTTTAATTTCGGAATATTAACATTAGAAAAAGTCTTGTGTGAAGTAAAATTTCCTGGAGAAAATATATCTAAATGCTGTACCCAATCAGATTTGGAATAAATGTGATAAACTTTTTTAAACATCTCATGGCAAGCTAATTTTTCTGTTTTAGAAAGAACTGGCATTCCTATTGCTATAATTTCATCTATCGCAAAATCATCTTTTGGATAATAAAGATCTCTAATAGCTGCTAAATTAAAAGCCAAAGTGGCTCCATGACTATAACCTATTATTCTTATCTTACATTTATTGTTAAATCTTTTTCTTAATTCCTGATATAAGTTTTTAGCTTCTTGAAATCTTTGTTTACAACTTACTAATCCTGACCAACCAAAGGTATAAAATTTATTATATTGTTCAGGAAAATAACGTTTACTAATAAAATCATATAAATAAGAATACAAATAAGCTCCACTTTCAAGACTAAAATTTGAAGGAACAGCATACAGGCCCAATCTATCTATAGGCTGTAAAGTAAACAGTTCCGGATTTTGTCTCATTGATAAAACATTCTGTTGATAAAAAGAACCATCTACCTTATCTCTTATCAATCTTCTTACAGTAGACATGTTCAAACTTGCTTGTAACCCTACACTCCCATGAACAATAATATTTATCCATTGCTCTTTTTTTCTCAATGCCAACAAGCCTGAGACAAACAAGTTTGAAATAGATAAAATCAGCACAACAATACAATACTTTTTAAACATAACATTTCATCATAAATTAATTAATATAATCCTAAAAACCGTATAGTATAAATATAAAAAACAGCAAATTAAAAACACAACAATTTGTATAAAAATTCAGGTTATAAATTTAATAATTTATTTAACATAACAATTAAACATAAATAAATATTATGTAGATTTATTTAATTGGCAATTCAATATAAATCATTTAAAAAATTGACTTTATTTGTATTTAATTTAATACTTAATCAAGAATAAAATATGTTAATAATCACTAAAATTTTTGATTAAAATGAATAAAAGATTAAATTACCAAATAAAATTGACAGTATATATCATGATTTTAGTATCTTTGAATTATGTAAATACTATGCAACAAGAAAAAGCCAATCAAGAATCCCATCTAAAAACTTTTTTAAAAGATATAGTAGTAGGTAGCTTAACAGGAATAAGTGAGGTAACAGTAAATCAACCTCTTGTTGGTATAAAAAATGCTTTACAGCAAAGTCAATCTATAGAACCTAAAAAATTATATAAAGGATATTGTGTAAACGCAATAAGTATGGCTCCTATAACAGCAATACAGGTTTGTGCAAACAGTATTTTCCAAAGAATTTTATCAAATGGCAAAGATTTATCTATTAAAGATAAGATATTATCCGCTTTTTTAGCAGGAGCTATATCTTCTTTAGTAAGTAGTCCTAGTGAACTTATAATGATAAAGCAACAAAACTATGGTAAAAATTTTTATCAAACTCTTAAGAATTTATTAAAAGAAAAAAAGATAAGATCCTTAACAAGGGGTATAGTTCCTACAGCTTTTAGAGATGGAGGATTTAGCACAGGATACTTAGCATTAAGCCAAATAATAAGCAAAGAACTTGAAAAAGTAACTGATCATCAAAATAAATTATTAGGAGGAGTATTAGCAGGAATATTATCTGCAATAGTTACTCAACCCTTTGATACAATAAAGACACAAATGCAAGCTCATGATCAAAATTTAACAACTACTTTAAGAACTTATGATCAAGAAGGTTTTAAAACTTTATTTAAAGGCCTTATACCTAGAACAACAAGAGTTATGATGGCTATTCCTTTAATGAGTATTATTTCTAATAAACTCAGCAATAGCAATATTATTAAACTATTTGAAAAATAAGTTGATAAAGCCTGTTTTGACAAAAATATTTTTTATTAATATTATAATCACAAGTTATAACTATTTATACTAGTACTATATTTAATTTAAACCTCTTTTTGGGAGAAAATATGATAAATAATAGATTATTAACTGGATTATTAAGCATAAGTTTAATTACACACACTGTTATCTGTTCTAATCTTAACGATACTCAGGCAAAAAATTACATACAAAACCTAATTGATACATTATTTTTACCAAACAACCATTCAGGAAAATATGAAAGAGATCTAAAAAATTTTGCAAATAACGTAACAAGAAAAATCTTGAATAGAATAGGTAAATACGAAAATTATTACAGTTTCTCTAAAGTATATAATAGCGATCGAATTTATCAGGAATTAATAAACGAATCTATAGACTTTATTGAAAAGAGCAGTATAGATTGCGCTAAAGATGAAATTGGGAAATTTTATGTATCAAATAGATTTAACGAAAGAGATATAATTAATAGTATCTCAAAGAAAATACGACGTGAAATATATGATTTAGTTAACAAATCAACATTTTTAGATCAAGGTATCTTTACTAATTATTATGGAGTTCAATTAGTTAATAAAGTACATGAATTAATTGCCAAAGAAATAAGAGTATCTGTAAAACCTACTACTACTTACTCTACTCCAGACTGTCCAATTTGCTTTGAAGATTTTCAAGATAATTCTATCAAAAGAGTATTTTTAAAGTGCGGACATAATTTATGTAATTTATGTCTAAAAAATTGGAGTAAGCAAAAAGGATCAAAAACAACCTGTCCTATTTGTAGAGCAATTGTTAATATTAATGATTTTATAAACGAATTATAATATAAAAAATAGCTGAGTATCTTCTCAGCTATTTTTATTTTAATAACACACTAAAATCTAATCAAATATTTATTGACTATAGCGAATAACCACACTTAAAGCTGTTAAACAACTTACAATTCACTCTTCAATCTTTTTTTATCAACCTTTCCTGTTGAAGTTAAAGGCAACTCTCTTTTGATTATAAAATTTTTAGGCAATTTATAAGCAGCTAAATTTTTTCTTGCAAGTTCTGACAATTCTTTTTTTAATTTTTCTTGATCAGGAGTATGACTTGCAATATAAGCAACCGGATATTCTTCATCCATATCAGAACTTTTTTTACCTATAACAGCAGCTTGAATTACTTTATCATGTGTAAGTAATATATTTTCAATCTCTTGAGGATATATCTTTATGCCTTTGCTTTTTATTAAATCTTTTTCTCGACCAGATAAAACTATCTTTCCATCTTGATTTATATAAGCAAGATCTCCTGTATTAAACCACCCATCTTTTAATACTTCTTGAGTAAGCTCAGGTAAATTATAATAACCTTTCATTATATTATCTCCCTTAAGCCAAAGTATTCCTACTTGATTTTTATCAAGTATATTCATATTACTATCTCTTATTTGACATTCAAGCCCAAAAAACAGATATCCTATATTATTTGTCGATTGGGTGTAATCATCTATATCAACTGAGATAAATGGAGAAGTCTCGGTAAGCCCATAACCATTACATAATTTACGTCTATAAATTAACTCAAAGTATCCCCTAATTTTATCTGATAAGACATCGCCGCCTGAAAAAAAATATCTAATATAACCAAAATCTATACTTTTCATTTTACAAAAAAGTCCATAAATAGCGGGTACTGCCATTATAACAGTAGGATTATGTTTAAGACCATTTAAAATAGCATGACGGTCTATCCTAGAAATAGTAATTGCTGTAGCTCCCATAATAGTAGTGGCCCAAACACAAGTATTTTGCGGTAACGCATGAAATAACGGCAATGGACAAAATATACGGTCTTTATAAGAGCTTTCAAATCGTGATATCCCCTGTATAGCATTGATAATAATATTTTTGGAAGTTAACATAACACCTTTAGGAAATCCGGTGGTTCCTGATGTATATAAAATCGCTGCAATATCTTCAATATCTCTATTGGCTGGAGTTATAACATTATCAATACTCAATATATCTTTTTCAAAGACACGAGAAACTATCGCAATATCTAAATTATTAAGTTCTTTAAATTTATCTAAAAAATCATTAGGTATAATTAAACAATGAGGTTCTGCATCCTCTATAATTTTCAAAACTTCTTTTTCTATTAAAAAGGTATTAAGTGGAATTGCTATAGCACCTATAACCCATAATCCAAAATAAGCTATATAAAAATCTATAGAATTAGGATAAAGTATAATTACACGATCACCTTTCTTTATTCCTAAGCCTAAAAGTTTTTTTGCAAATAAATTTGCTTGATAATACAGTTCTTGATAGGTTATACTTTGATCATCAGCTATTACAGCAATATTTTCAGGCCAATTTTTGAATGCTCTTTCAAGTAACAATCCAACATGAATTAATTTATTATCTTGATTTAAAGAATCATATAACTTTTCATATCTTAATTTCTCAATCATTATTTAATCTCCGCCATTAATATTTTAAAATATATTTTTATATTTATTTTGTTATAATTATTATATATCAAATTTATCTAACTTTATTAAAACAGATCAAAGTAACAGATTAATATGAATTTAGGAAAAAATTTTAAAGGATTTTTAATTGCGATTGAAGGCATAGACGGTTGCGGCAAAAGCTCTTTGTCAGAAAATTTAATTTCAGAACTTAATAATTTAGGATTCGAGACAGTAAAAACCAAAGAACCTGGAGCAACCCCATTAGGACAATATTTAAGAGATATACTTCAAAATAGAACTTTTGATATAGATGATAAAGCGGAATTTTTATTATTTGCTGCTGATAGAGCTCAACATATGCATCAAGTAGTTATTCCTGCTCTACAATCTAATAAAATAGTTATATCAGACCGTATGGCAGATTCATCCGTTGCTTATCAAGGTTATGCTCGAGGCCTTAATATCGATATTATTAATAAAATTAATGATTGGGCCACTAATTCAATAAAGCCAGATTTAACAATATATTTAAAAATAGATTACCAAACAGCTATATCCAGGGTTAAACATCGATATAATAAAAATGAACAAGAATTAACTCATTTTGAAAAAGAAAAAGAAGAATTCTTTAAGAAAGTAATTACCGGATTTGATAATATATTTAAAATTAAAGATAAAGACAAAGTACTAATTATAGATGGTACCCAAAATCAGAATACAATCATACTACAAACATTAGAACATATATTAGATAAAATAAAAATTAAAAAAAAGCTTAATGAATAAACTATATCCTGCTTACCTATTTATAGGAGCTGAAAAAGAAATCAACGAATATATAGATACTTTTCTTAAATCTATTTTATGTAAAAATAATAAATGTAATACTTGCCTTGATTGCAAAAATATAGAAAAAAAACAACATGCTCTAATAAGATTTTTGCAGCCTGAAGGACAATATACCATATCTCAGTTAGATATAATTTTTAAAACTATTATTTTTAAATTAAATATAGATCAAGATTTTTTCTTTATTATAAACAAAGCAGATCTTCTTAATGTTTATTGTGCAAATAGTTTACTCAAATCACTTGAAGAGCCTCCGCAGGGATATCACTTTATTCTAATAAGTTCAACCAAAGATAATATACTACCTACTATAGCTTCTCGATGTATAATTAAAGAATTTAGAAATTATAACTCAGAGAACAATATTTTGCTTGAGTCCTTTATTAATCTCAATATTAATAATAATGATATTATTAAAAAAATTGAAAGCACAAAAATTTCGGAGCATGAAATTCCGCTTTTAATCGATCAATTATATCAATATTGGTCAGATATATTAAAAAAATCTGAAACTGAAAATATCACACAGAAATTAATAATTGCAAACAAAGCACTTAATATTCTTGATCATAGTAAAGAATACTATCCAATGCCAGGAAGTGCTAAAATATTTATCAGGAACTTAATGCTACAATTTTTATCTATACTGAACTAAATTTTATTGTAATTACAAATTCGAATAAGTATATTAACTATCGAACAGTTAGTACCTAAATTTATAAATTAATCTTCAGGAAAATTATTATGAACAAGTTAAATCTATTATTCTCTGTGTTAATTTACACCTTAGTAGGTAATTATAGAGCCATAGGGCTTTATAATCAAACGGTCAACAAAGTTGTTTTAGATGCAGATATAATAAATAATAATCTAAAAAATATAGAAAATATAATAAAACGTAAAAAGAATAAATCAAAAATTTTAAGCTTAGATAAAAATTGGATAGAGGAAGAATCAGGTTTAAACGAAGCAAAAAAAACTCTTGCTTTAGCTCAACAAAAAAATAATTCCAAACGTCAGTCAATTAACTTAAATAGCCAAGTCCTAATACTAAAGGAAGAAATAGAATACCTGAACAATAAAGTAGAAAAGCTAACCACAAGACTTTTAGATGCCCAAAGAATATATAAGTTCAAAAAAAATAATAAATCTAAAGTAAAATTATTAAATTTTTTCAAAACTTCAAAAGAAATAAAGTAAATTTATAAAATAATATATCTTATTCCTAAAATCGATTTCTGAAATCGTTCCTATTTTTAAAAAAAATAAATTATTGCAACTAGCAAATTATTTAAATTATAATTAAAGTAAAACCCTATAAATATTAAATATTTTCTATTCAAATATAAAAAAATCTATTTATATAAAATAGAAGGGAAATAATTTTATGAAAAAAATAATATTAGTACTAATTGTAACAAGCATAAAAATATTCTTTTTACAATCAATGCAAGAACAAATAATTTTAGATGTAGAAAAAATAAGCCAAAACTTAAAAAAAGCTGAAGAGATAATAGTAAAAGATGGCAGAAAAATTCTAGAGTTGGACGACGATTGGGTAGATGAAATCTCTGGAGTTAATGATGCAAGAAAAGCTCTAGAAAAGGCTGAAGAACAACAATCAGAAAATAAATCTAAAAGACAATCAGCAGCTTTAAGTAAGCAAGTTGTATTACTAGAAGATGAATTAGGATATTTAGAAAAAAAATCTAAAGAACTTAAAGCCAAATTGAAAGAGGCTAAGGAAAAATATCTTAATAAAAAGAAAGATACCACTTTATCTAAAATACTAAATATTTTTAAAACTAAGTCATAAAATATGGAGATAGTTATGAAAAAATTAAATTTATTATTAATGTTAAGTACAATGATCAGCTTTCAATTAATAAATGCTGATTTTTTAGAACAGCTTGGACAAATAATAAAAGAACTGGGAAATCAAGCTTATTCTAATGTTAACAATAAACAAGTAGGGAGCAAAACACTTACCTGTGAAGAACTAAAAAATTTAGAGCCTTATTGGAATGAAAAAGAAGCAATAGA of the Candidatus Babela massiliensis genome contains:
- a CDS encoding RING finger domain-containing protein, giving the protein MINNRLLTGLLSISLITHTVICSNLNDTQAKNYIQNLIDTLFLPNNHSGKYERDLKNFANNVTRKILNRIGKYENYYSFSKVYNSDRIYQELINESIDFIEKSSIDCAKDEIGKFYVSNRFNERDIINSISKKIRREIYDLVNKSTFLDQGIFTNYYGVQLVNKVHELIAKEIRVSVKPTTTYSTPDCPICFEDFQDNSIKRVFLKCGHNLCNLCLKNWSKQKGSKTTCPICRAIVNINDFINEL
- the uvrA gene encoding excinuclease ABC subunit UvrA — translated: MSVSKKKYIKVIGAKEHNLKDITVNIPKDSLTVITGPSGSGKSSLALDVLYNEGKRRYIESLSSYARQFLGLPKKAEVDSIEGLCPSIAIDQKTVGHNPRSTVGTITEIYDYMRVLFARIGRIYCPDCSMEIKSQSAENISKSIIELFRDKKITIAAPVARYKKGTFFNELEKLFNLGYYRFIIDDKKYSFKSLEEIKKLKLKKTERHNIDLLIDILEVKSEELSRIRESIDKAFELSNNLAKIIFQETEYLYSADRICLSCNSSFPELEPRLFSFNSPIGACKSCNGLGQYYYNDFEHEEHLENICKECNGKRLNKLALSVFVAGKNIYDLSKLSIINLFDFFNKLNLPKSELDVAKSLIKEIKSRISFLSDVGLQYLSLNRTANTLSGGEGQRIRLATQIGSYLSGVLYILDEPSIGLHQRDNDRLIKTLHKLRDLGNTLVVVEHDSDTMLNSDYIIDMGPEAGTLGGNIVAQGTVKEILNNAKSLTGAYLSGRKNIEVPQNLRQTKCFINFENAETNNLKNINVDFPLNVFCGISGVSGSGKSTLIMQELVPELNKILKDRLIGSKKIKNWPNIIKEVDNLIVITQAPIGRSSRSNPATYLGIFDEIRKLYAGLPESNIRGYKVGQFSFNVDKGRCSKCLGEGILVISMHFLSDVIIECDQCHGSRYSKETLDIKFKQKNISQVLDMTAREALEFFQAHASIAKRLKLLCDVGLDYIKLGQSSTTLSGGEAQRIKLANELSKRGSKTVYILDEPTTGLHSSDIEKLLKVLQALVDKGNTVIVIEHNLDVLKSVDYIIDLGKEGGDLGGDIVAKGTPRDISKVSDSYTGLYLKHLL
- a CDS encoding AMP-binding protein produces the protein MIEKLRYEKLYDSLNQDNKLIHVGLLLERAFKNWPENIAVIADDQSITYQELYYQANLFAKKLLGLGIKKGDRVIILYPNSIDFYIAYFGLWVIGAIAIPLNTFLIEKEVLKIIEDAEPHCLIIPNDFLDKFKELNNLDIAIVSRVFEKDILSIDNVITPANRDIEDIAAILYTSGTTGFPKGVMLTSKNIIINAIQGISRFESSYKDRIFCPLPLFHALPQNTCVWATTIMGATAITISRIDRHAILNGLKHNPTVIMAVPAIYGLFCKMKSIDFGYIRYFFSGGDVLSDKIRGYFELIYRRKLCNGYGLTETSPFISVDIDDYTQSTNNIGYLFFGLECQIRDSNMNILDKNQVGILWLKGDNIMKGYYNLPELTQEVLKDGWFNTGDLAYINQDGKIVLSGREKDLIKSKGIKIYPQEIENILLTHDKVIQAAVIGKKSSDMDEEYPVAYIASHTPDQEKLKKELSELARKNLAAYKLPKNFIIKRELPLTSTGKVDKKRLKSEL
- a CDS encoding MC/SLC25 family protein: MNKRLNYQIKLTVYIMILVSLNYVNTMQQEKANQESHLKTFLKDIVVGSLTGISEVTVNQPLVGIKNALQQSQSIEPKKLYKGYCVNAISMAPITAIQVCANSIFQRILSNGKDLSIKDKILSAFLAGAISSLVSSPSELIMIKQQNYGKNFYQTLKNLLKEKKIRSLTRGIVPTAFRDGGFSTGYLALSQIISKELEKVTDHQNKLLGGVLAGILSAIVTQPFDTIKTQMQAHDQNLTTTLRTYDQEGFKTLFKGLIPRTTRVMMAIPLMSIISNKLSNSNIIKLFEK
- the tmk gene encoding dTMP kinase — translated: MNLGKNFKGFLIAIEGIDGCGKSSLSENLISELNNLGFETVKTKEPGATPLGQYLRDILQNRTFDIDDKAEFLLFAADRAQHMHQVVIPALQSNKIVISDRMADSSVAYQGYARGLNIDIINKINDWATNSIKPDLTIYLKIDYQTAISRVKHRYNKNEQELTHFEKEKEEFFKKVITGFDNIFKIKDKDKVLIIDGTQNQNTIILQTLEHILDKIKIKKKLNE
- a CDS encoding HAD-IA family hydrolase, giving the protein MKFKTILCCMLINSFALSKVIIWDFGGITFNPNKWGVAMNIGIHHFIFYAMVDFQNPNIQKMLFEFLEEIKRESGKDKYLSAGTAEGMPLPPIMCDWQSGKISGPEIIKKAKENIKELERLGYFRSNREKILVEKTISAMFDPKTLANNVYPVKQGIDLLKECAFAKNPDGSRKNLNIAFSNWDPLSFDIFYKLNKDSFKYFDEIVVSGHIGLIKPDKDSYEYVLRKYNLNPKDCILIDDQEVNAQGAKKCGIQTILLKKWNYKDLRLKLKMQGAL
- a CDS encoding DNA polymerase III subunit delta'; translation: MNKLYPAYLFIGAEKEINEYIDTFLKSILCKNNKCNTCLDCKNIEKKQHALIRFLQPEGQYTISQLDIIFKTIIFKLNIDQDFFFIINKADLLNVYCANSLLKSLEEPPQGYHFILISSTKDNILPTIASRCIIKEFRNYNSENNILLESFINLNINNNDIIKKIESTKISEHEIPLLIDQLYQYWSDILKKSETENITQKLIIANKALNILDHSKEYYPMPGSAKIFIRNLMLQFLSILN